A single genomic interval of Pan paniscus chromosome 18, NHGRI_mPanPan1-v2.0_pri, whole genome shotgun sequence harbors:
- the LOC100977490 gene encoding ras-related protein Rab-26 isoform X3, whose amino-acid sequence MSRKKTPKSKGASTPAASTLPTANGARSARSGTALSGPDAPPNGPLQPGRPSLGGGVDFHDVAFKVMLVGDSGVGKTCLLVRFKDGAFLAGTFISTVGIDFRNKVLDVDGVKVKLQMWDTAGQERFRSVTHAYYRDAHALLLLYDVTNKASFDNIQAWLTEIHEYAQHDVALMLLGNKEYGLPFMETSAKTGLNVDLAFTAIAKELKQRSMKAPSEPRFRLHDYIKREGRGASCCRP is encoded by the exons ATGTCCAGGAAGAAGACCCCCAAGAGCAAAGGGGCCAGCACCCCCGCTGCCTCCACGCTGCCCACCGCCAACGGGGCCCGATCGGCGCGCTCCGGGACTGCGCTTTCCGGCCCCGACGCGCCGCCCAACGGGCCCTTGCAGCCCGGCCGGCCCTCGCTTGGCGGCGGTGTCGACTTCCACGACGTCGCCTTCAAG GTCATGCTGGTGGGGGACTCGGGCGTGGGGAAGACCTGTCTGCTGGTGCGATTCAAGGACGGTGCTTTCCTGGCGGGGACCTTCATCTCCACCGTAGGCATTGACTTCCGG AACAAAGTTCTGGACGTGGATGGTGTGAAGGTGAAGCTGCAG ATGTGGGACACAGCTGGTCAGGAGCGGTTCCGCAGTGTTACCCATGCCTACTACCGGGATGCTCATG CTCTGCTGCTGCTCTACGATGTCACCAACAAGGCCTCCTTTGACAACATCCAG GCCTGGCTGACCGAGATCCACGAGTACGCCCAGCACGACGTGGCGCTCATGCTGCTGGGGAACAAG GAGTATGGACTGCCCTTCATGGAGACCAGCGCCAAGACGGGCCTCAACGTGGACTTGGCCTTCACAGCCATAGCAAA GGAGTTGAAGCAGCGCTCCATGAAGGCTCCCAGCGAGCCGCGCTTCCGGCTGCATGATTACATTAAGAGGGAGGGTCGAGGGGCCTCCTGCTGCCGCCCTTGA
- the LOC100977490 gene encoding ras-related protein Rab-26 isoform X4 has product MSRKKTPKSKGASTPAASTLPTANGARSARSGTALSGPDAPPNGPLQPGRPSLGGGVDFHDVAFKVMLVGDSGVGKTCLLVRFKDGAFLAGTFISTVGIDFRNKVLDVDGVKVKLQMWDTAGQERFRSVTHAYYRDAHALLLLYDVTNKASFDNIQAWLTEIHEYAQHDVALMLLGNKEYGLPFMETSAKTGLNVDLAFTAIAKSPRSSLVPSSSQQQSQQAGF; this is encoded by the exons ATGTCCAGGAAGAAGACCCCCAAGAGCAAAGGGGCCAGCACCCCCGCTGCCTCCACGCTGCCCACCGCCAACGGGGCCCGATCGGCGCGCTCCGGGACTGCGCTTTCCGGCCCCGACGCGCCGCCCAACGGGCCCTTGCAGCCCGGCCGGCCCTCGCTTGGCGGCGGTGTCGACTTCCACGACGTCGCCTTCAAG GTCATGCTGGTGGGGGACTCGGGCGTGGGGAAGACCTGTCTGCTGGTGCGATTCAAGGACGGTGCTTTCCTGGCGGGGACCTTCATCTCCACCGTAGGCATTGACTTCCGG AACAAAGTTCTGGACGTGGATGGTGTGAAGGTGAAGCTGCAG ATGTGGGACACAGCTGGTCAGGAGCGGTTCCGCAGTGTTACCCATGCCTACTACCGGGATGCTCATG CTCTGCTGCTGCTCTACGATGTCACCAACAAGGCCTCCTTTGACAACATCCAG GCCTGGCTGACCGAGATCCACGAGTACGCCCAGCACGACGTGGCGCTCATGCTGCTGGGGAACAAG GAGTATGGACTGCCCTTCATGGAGACCAGCGCCAAGACGGGCCTCAACGTGGACTTGGCCTTCACAGCCATAGCAAA GAGCCCCAGGTCAAGCCTtgtcccttcctcctcccagcaACAGTCCCAACAAGCAGGCTTCTGA
- the TRAF7 gene encoding E3 ubiquitin-protein ligase TRAF7 isoform X3, whose amino-acid sequence METTFGPAFSAVTTITKADGTSTYKQHCRTPSSSSTLAYSPRDEEDSMPPISTPRRSDSAISVRSLHSESSMSLRSTFSLPEEEEEPEPLVFAEQPSVKLCCQLCCSVFKDPVITTCGHTFCRRCALKSEKCPVDNVKLTVVVNNIAVAEQIGELFIHCRHGCRVAGGGKPPIFEVDPRGCPFTIKLSARKDHEGSCDYRPVRCPNNPSCPPLLRMNLEAHLKECEHIKCPHSKYGCTFIGNQDTYETHLETCRFEGLKEFLQQTDDRFHEMHVALAQKDQEIAFLRSMLGKLSEKIDQLEKSLELKFDVLDENQSKLSEDLMEFRRDASMLNDELSHINARLNMGILGSYDPQQIFKCKGTFVGHQGPVWCLCVYSMGDLLFSGSSDKTIKVWDTCTTYKCQKTLEGHDGIVLALCIQGCKLYSGSADCTIIVWDIQNLQKVNTIRAHDNPVCTLVSSHNVLFSGSLKAIKVWDIVGTELKLKKELTGLNHWVRALVAAQSYLYSGSYQTIKIWDIRTLDCIHVLQTSGGSVYSIAVTNHHIVCGTYENLIHVWDIESKEQVRTLTGHVGTVYALAVISTPDQTKVFSASYDRSLRVWSMDNMICTQTLLRHQGSVTALAVSRGRLFSGAVDSTVKVWTC is encoded by the exons ATGGAAACGACCTTCGGACCCGCCTTTTCGGCCGTCACCACCATCACAAAAG CTGACGGGACCAGCACCTACAAGCAGCACTGCAGGACACCCTCCTCCTCCAGCACCCTTGCCTACTCCCCGCGGGACGAGGAGGACAGCATG cCCCCCATCAGCACTCCCCGCCGCTCCGACTCCGCCATCTCCGTCCGCTCCCTGCACTCAGAGTCCAGCATGTCTCTGCGCTCCACATTCTCACTgcccgaggaggaggaggagccg GAGCCACTGGTGTTTGCGGAGCAGCCCTCGGTGAAGCTGTGCTGTCAGCTCTGCTGCAGCGTCTTCAAAGACCCCGTGATCACCACGTGTGGG CACACGTTCTGTAGGAGATGCGCCTTGAAGTCAG AGAAGTGTCCCGTGGACAACGTCAAACTGACCGTGGTGGTGAACAACATCGCGGTGGCCGAGCAGATCGGGGAGCTCTTCATCCACTGCCGGCACGGCTGCCGGGTAGCGGGCGGCGGGAAGCCCCCCATCTTTGAGGTGGACCCCCGAGGGTGCCCCTTCACCATCAAGCTCAGCGCCCGGAA GGACCACGAGggcagctgtgactacaggcctGTGCGGTGTCCCAACAACCCCAGCTGCCCCCCGCTGCTCAGGATGAACCTGGAGGCCCACCTCAAGGAGTGCGAGCACATCAAATGCCCCCACTCCAAGTACGG GTGCACGTTCATCGGGAACCAGGACACTTACGAGACCCACCTGGAGACTTGCCGCTTCGAGGGCCTGAAGGAGTTTCTGCAGCAGACGGATGACCGCTTCCACGAGATGCACGTGGCTCTGGCCCAGAAGGACCAGGAGATTGCCTTCCTGCGCTCCATGCTGGGAAAGCTCTCAGAGAAGATCGACCAGCTAGAGAAGAGCCTGGAGCTCAAGTTTG ACGTCCTGGACGAAAACCAGAGCAAGCTCAGCGAGGACCTCATGGAGTTCCGGCGGGATGCATCCATGTTAAAT GACGAGCTGTCCCACATCAACGCGCGGCTGAACATGGGCATCCTAGGCT CCTACGACCCTCAGCAGATCTTCAAGTGCAAAGGGACCTTTGTGGGCCACCAGGGCCCTGTGTGGTGTCTCTGCGTCTACTCCATGGGTGACCTGCTCTTCAGTGGCTCCTCTGACAAGACCATCAAG GTGTGGGACACATGTACCACCTACAAGTGCCAGAAGACACTGGAGGGCCATGATGGCATCGTGCTGGCTCTCTGCATCCAGGG GTGCAAACTCTACAGCGGCTCTGCAGACTGTACCATCATT GTGTGGGACATCCAGAACCTGCAGAAGGTGAACACCATCCGGGCCCATGACAACCCGGTGTGCACGCTGGTCTCCTCACACAACGTGCTCTTCAGCGGCTCCCTGAAGGCCATCAAG GTCTGGGACATCGTGGGCACTGAGCTGAAGTTGAAGAAGGAGCTCACAGGCCTCAACCACTGGGTGCGGGCCCTGGTGGCTGCCCAGAGCTACCTGTACAGCGGCTCCTACCAGACAATCAAG ATCTGGGACATCCGAACCCTCGACTGCATCCACGTCCTGCAGACGTCTGGTGGCAGCGTCTACTCCATTGCTGTGACAAATCACCACATTGTCTGTGGCACCTACGAGAACCTCATCCAC GTGTGGGACATTGAGTCCAAGGAGCAGGTGCGGACCCTCACGGGCCACGTGGGCACCGTGTATGCCCTGGCGGTCATCTCGACGCCAGACCAGACCAAAGTCTTCAGTGCATCCTACGACCGGTCCCTCAGG GTCTGGAGTATGGACAACATGATCTGCACGCAGACCCTGCTGCGTCACCAGGGCAGTGTCACCGCGCTGGCTGTGTCCCGGGGCCGACTCTTCTCAGGGGCTGTGGATAGCACTGTGAAG GTTTGGACTTGCTAA
- the TRAF7 gene encoding E3 ubiquitin-protein ligase TRAF7 isoform X1: MSSGKSARYNRFSGGPSNLPTPDVTTGTRMETTFGPAFSAVTTITKADGTSTYKQHCRTPSSSSTLAYSPRDEEDSMPPISTPRRSDSAISVRSLHSESSMSLRSTFSLPEEEEEPEPLVFAEQPSVKLCCQLCCSVFKDPVITTCGHTFCRRCALKSEKCPVDNVKLTVVVNNIAVAEQIGELFIHCRHGCRVAGGGKPPIFEVDPRGCPFTIKLSARKDHEGSCDYRPVRCPNNPSCPPLLRMNLEAHLKECEHIKCPHSKYGCTFIGNQDTYETHLETCRFEGLKEFLQQTDDRFHEMHVALAQKDQEIAFLRSMLGKLSEKIDQLEKSLELKFDVLDENQSKLSEDLMEFRRDASMLNDELSHINARLNMGILGSYDPQQIFKCKGTFVGHQGPVWCLCVYSMGDLLFSGSSDKTIKVWDTCTTYKCQKTLEGHDGIVLALCIQGCKLYSGSADCTIIVWDIQNLQKVNTIRAHDNPVCTLVSSHNVLFSGSLKAIKVWDIVGTELKLKKELTGLNHWVRALVAAQSYLYSGSYQTIKIWDIRTLDCIHVLQTSGGSVYSIAVTNHHIVCGTYENLIHVWDIESKEQVRTLTGHVGTVYALAVISTPDQTKVFSASYDRSLRVWSMDNMICTQTLLRHQGSVTALAVSRGRLFSGAVDSTVKVWTC, translated from the exons ATGAGCTCAGGCAAGAGTGCCCGCTACAACCGCTTCTCCGGGGGGCCCagcaatcttcccaccccagACGTCACCACAGGG ACCAGAATGGAAACGACCTTCGGACCCGCCTTTTCGGCCGTCACCACCATCACAAAAG CTGACGGGACCAGCACCTACAAGCAGCACTGCAGGACACCCTCCTCCTCCAGCACCCTTGCCTACTCCCCGCGGGACGAGGAGGACAGCATG cCCCCCATCAGCACTCCCCGCCGCTCCGACTCCGCCATCTCCGTCCGCTCCCTGCACTCAGAGTCCAGCATGTCTCTGCGCTCCACATTCTCACTgcccgaggaggaggaggagccg GAGCCACTGGTGTTTGCGGAGCAGCCCTCGGTGAAGCTGTGCTGTCAGCTCTGCTGCAGCGTCTTCAAAGACCCCGTGATCACCACGTGTGGG CACACGTTCTGTAGGAGATGCGCCTTGAAGTCAG AGAAGTGTCCCGTGGACAACGTCAAACTGACCGTGGTGGTGAACAACATCGCGGTGGCCGAGCAGATCGGGGAGCTCTTCATCCACTGCCGGCACGGCTGCCGGGTAGCGGGCGGCGGGAAGCCCCCCATCTTTGAGGTGGACCCCCGAGGGTGCCCCTTCACCATCAAGCTCAGCGCCCGGAA GGACCACGAGggcagctgtgactacaggcctGTGCGGTGTCCCAACAACCCCAGCTGCCCCCCGCTGCTCAGGATGAACCTGGAGGCCCACCTCAAGGAGTGCGAGCACATCAAATGCCCCCACTCCAAGTACGG GTGCACGTTCATCGGGAACCAGGACACTTACGAGACCCACCTGGAGACTTGCCGCTTCGAGGGCCTGAAGGAGTTTCTGCAGCAGACGGATGACCGCTTCCACGAGATGCACGTGGCTCTGGCCCAGAAGGACCAGGAGATTGCCTTCCTGCGCTCCATGCTGGGAAAGCTCTCAGAGAAGATCGACCAGCTAGAGAAGAGCCTGGAGCTCAAGTTTG ACGTCCTGGACGAAAACCAGAGCAAGCTCAGCGAGGACCTCATGGAGTTCCGGCGGGATGCATCCATGTTAAAT GACGAGCTGTCCCACATCAACGCGCGGCTGAACATGGGCATCCTAGGCT CCTACGACCCTCAGCAGATCTTCAAGTGCAAAGGGACCTTTGTGGGCCACCAGGGCCCTGTGTGGTGTCTCTGCGTCTACTCCATGGGTGACCTGCTCTTCAGTGGCTCCTCTGACAAGACCATCAAG GTGTGGGACACATGTACCACCTACAAGTGCCAGAAGACACTGGAGGGCCATGATGGCATCGTGCTGGCTCTCTGCATCCAGGG GTGCAAACTCTACAGCGGCTCTGCAGACTGTACCATCATT GTGTGGGACATCCAGAACCTGCAGAAGGTGAACACCATCCGGGCCCATGACAACCCGGTGTGCACGCTGGTCTCCTCACACAACGTGCTCTTCAGCGGCTCCCTGAAGGCCATCAAG GTCTGGGACATCGTGGGCACTGAGCTGAAGTTGAAGAAGGAGCTCACAGGCCTCAACCACTGGGTGCGGGCCCTGGTGGCTGCCCAGAGCTACCTGTACAGCGGCTCCTACCAGACAATCAAG ATCTGGGACATCCGAACCCTCGACTGCATCCACGTCCTGCAGACGTCTGGTGGCAGCGTCTACTCCATTGCTGTGACAAATCACCACATTGTCTGTGGCACCTACGAGAACCTCATCCAC GTGTGGGACATTGAGTCCAAGGAGCAGGTGCGGACCCTCACGGGCCACGTGGGCACCGTGTATGCCCTGGCGGTCATCTCGACGCCAGACCAGACCAAAGTCTTCAGTGCATCCTACGACCGGTCCCTCAGG GTCTGGAGTATGGACAACATGATCTGCACGCAGACCCTGCTGCGTCACCAGGGCAGTGTCACCGCGCTGGCTGTGTCCCGGGGCCGACTCTTCTCAGGGGCTGTGGATAGCACTGTGAAG GTTTGGACTTGCTAA
- the TRAF7 gene encoding E3 ubiquitin-protein ligase TRAF7 isoform X2: MSSGKSARYNRFSGGPSNLPTPDVTTGTRMETTFGPAFSAVTTITKADGTSTYKQHCRTPSSSSTLAYSPRDEEDSMPPISTPRRSDSAISVRSLHSESSMSLRSTFSLPEEEEEPEPLVFAEQPSVKLCCQLCCSVFKDPVITTCGHTFCRRCALKSEKCPVDNVKLTVVVNNIAVAEQIGELFIHCRHGCRVAGGGKPPIFEVDPRGCPFTIKLSARKDHEGSCDYRPVRCPNNPSCPPLLRMNLEAHLKECEHIKCPHSKCTFIGNQDTYETHLETCRFEGLKEFLQQTDDRFHEMHVALAQKDQEIAFLRSMLGKLSEKIDQLEKSLELKFDVLDENQSKLSEDLMEFRRDASMLNDELSHINARLNMGILGSYDPQQIFKCKGTFVGHQGPVWCLCVYSMGDLLFSGSSDKTIKVWDTCTTYKCQKTLEGHDGIVLALCIQGCKLYSGSADCTIIVWDIQNLQKVNTIRAHDNPVCTLVSSHNVLFSGSLKAIKVWDIVGTELKLKKELTGLNHWVRALVAAQSYLYSGSYQTIKIWDIRTLDCIHVLQTSGGSVYSIAVTNHHIVCGTYENLIHVWDIESKEQVRTLTGHVGTVYALAVISTPDQTKVFSASYDRSLRVWSMDNMICTQTLLRHQGSVTALAVSRGRLFSGAVDSTVKVWTC; the protein is encoded by the exons ATGAGCTCAGGCAAGAGTGCCCGCTACAACCGCTTCTCCGGGGGGCCCagcaatcttcccaccccagACGTCACCACAGGG ACCAGAATGGAAACGACCTTCGGACCCGCCTTTTCGGCCGTCACCACCATCACAAAAG CTGACGGGACCAGCACCTACAAGCAGCACTGCAGGACACCCTCCTCCTCCAGCACCCTTGCCTACTCCCCGCGGGACGAGGAGGACAGCATG cCCCCCATCAGCACTCCCCGCCGCTCCGACTCCGCCATCTCCGTCCGCTCCCTGCACTCAGAGTCCAGCATGTCTCTGCGCTCCACATTCTCACTgcccgaggaggaggaggagccg GAGCCACTGGTGTTTGCGGAGCAGCCCTCGGTGAAGCTGTGCTGTCAGCTCTGCTGCAGCGTCTTCAAAGACCCCGTGATCACCACGTGTGGG CACACGTTCTGTAGGAGATGCGCCTTGAAGTCAG AGAAGTGTCCCGTGGACAACGTCAAACTGACCGTGGTGGTGAACAACATCGCGGTGGCCGAGCAGATCGGGGAGCTCTTCATCCACTGCCGGCACGGCTGCCGGGTAGCGGGCGGCGGGAAGCCCCCCATCTTTGAGGTGGACCCCCGAGGGTGCCCCTTCACCATCAAGCTCAGCGCCCGGAA GGACCACGAGggcagctgtgactacaggcctGTGCGGTGTCCCAACAACCCCAGCTGCCCCCCGCTGCTCAGGATGAACCTGGAGGCCCACCTCAAGGAGTGCGAGCACATCAAATGCCCCCACTCCAA GTGCACGTTCATCGGGAACCAGGACACTTACGAGACCCACCTGGAGACTTGCCGCTTCGAGGGCCTGAAGGAGTTTCTGCAGCAGACGGATGACCGCTTCCACGAGATGCACGTGGCTCTGGCCCAGAAGGACCAGGAGATTGCCTTCCTGCGCTCCATGCTGGGAAAGCTCTCAGAGAAGATCGACCAGCTAGAGAAGAGCCTGGAGCTCAAGTTTG ACGTCCTGGACGAAAACCAGAGCAAGCTCAGCGAGGACCTCATGGAGTTCCGGCGGGATGCATCCATGTTAAAT GACGAGCTGTCCCACATCAACGCGCGGCTGAACATGGGCATCCTAGGCT CCTACGACCCTCAGCAGATCTTCAAGTGCAAAGGGACCTTTGTGGGCCACCAGGGCCCTGTGTGGTGTCTCTGCGTCTACTCCATGGGTGACCTGCTCTTCAGTGGCTCCTCTGACAAGACCATCAAG GTGTGGGACACATGTACCACCTACAAGTGCCAGAAGACACTGGAGGGCCATGATGGCATCGTGCTGGCTCTCTGCATCCAGGG GTGCAAACTCTACAGCGGCTCTGCAGACTGTACCATCATT GTGTGGGACATCCAGAACCTGCAGAAGGTGAACACCATCCGGGCCCATGACAACCCGGTGTGCACGCTGGTCTCCTCACACAACGTGCTCTTCAGCGGCTCCCTGAAGGCCATCAAG GTCTGGGACATCGTGGGCACTGAGCTGAAGTTGAAGAAGGAGCTCACAGGCCTCAACCACTGGGTGCGGGCCCTGGTGGCTGCCCAGAGCTACCTGTACAGCGGCTCCTACCAGACAATCAAG ATCTGGGACATCCGAACCCTCGACTGCATCCACGTCCTGCAGACGTCTGGTGGCAGCGTCTACTCCATTGCTGTGACAAATCACCACATTGTCTGTGGCACCTACGAGAACCTCATCCAC GTGTGGGACATTGAGTCCAAGGAGCAGGTGCGGACCCTCACGGGCCACGTGGGCACCGTGTATGCCCTGGCGGTCATCTCGACGCCAGACCAGACCAAAGTCTTCAGTGCATCCTACGACCGGTCCCTCAGG GTCTGGAGTATGGACAACATGATCTGCACGCAGACCCTGCTGCGTCACCAGGGCAGTGTCACCGCGCTGGCTGTGTCCCGGGGCCGACTCTTCTCAGGGGCTGTGGATAGCACTGTGAAG GTTTGGACTTGCTAA
- the LOC100977490 gene encoding ras-related protein Rab-26 isoform X1, giving the protein MSRKKTPKSKGASTPAASTLPTANGARSARSGTALSGPDAPPNGPLQPGRPSLGGGVDFHDVAFKVMLVGDSGVGKTCLLVRFKDGAFLAGTFISTVGIDFRNKVLDVDGVKVKLQMWDTAGQERFRSVTHAYYRDAHALLLLYDVTNKASFDNIQAWLTEIHEYAQHDVALMLLGNKVDSAHERVVKREDGEKLAKEYGLPFMETSAKTGLNVDLAFTAIAKELKQRSMKAPSEPRFRLHDYIKREGRGASCCRP; this is encoded by the exons ATGTCCAGGAAGAAGACCCCCAAGAGCAAAGGGGCCAGCACCCCCGCTGCCTCCACGCTGCCCACCGCCAACGGGGCCCGATCGGCGCGCTCCGGGACTGCGCTTTCCGGCCCCGACGCGCCGCCCAACGGGCCCTTGCAGCCCGGCCGGCCCTCGCTTGGCGGCGGTGTCGACTTCCACGACGTCGCCTTCAAG GTCATGCTGGTGGGGGACTCGGGCGTGGGGAAGACCTGTCTGCTGGTGCGATTCAAGGACGGTGCTTTCCTGGCGGGGACCTTCATCTCCACCGTAGGCATTGACTTCCGG AACAAAGTTCTGGACGTGGATGGTGTGAAGGTGAAGCTGCAG ATGTGGGACACAGCTGGTCAGGAGCGGTTCCGCAGTGTTACCCATGCCTACTACCGGGATGCTCATG CTCTGCTGCTGCTCTACGATGTCACCAACAAGGCCTCCTTTGACAACATCCAG GCCTGGCTGACCGAGATCCACGAGTACGCCCAGCACGACGTGGCGCTCATGCTGCTGGGGAACAAG GTGGACTCTGCCCATGAGCGTGTGGTGAAGAGGGAGGACGGGGAGAAGCTGGCCAAG GAGTATGGACTGCCCTTCATGGAGACCAGCGCCAAGACGGGCCTCAACGTGGACTTGGCCTTCACAGCCATAGCAAA GGAGTTGAAGCAGCGCTCCATGAAGGCTCCCAGCGAGCCGCGCTTCCGGCTGCATGATTACATTAAGAGGGAGGGTCGAGGGGCCTCCTGCTGCCGCCCTTGA
- the LOC100977490 gene encoding ras-related protein Rab-26 isoform X2, which produces MSRKKTPKSKGASTPAASTLPTANGARSARSGTALSGPDAPPNGPLQPGRPSLGGGVDFHDVAFKVMLVGDSGVGKTCLLVRFKDGAFLAGTFISTVGIDFRNKVLDVDGVKVKLQMWDTAGQERFRSVTHAYYRDAHALLLLYDVTNKASFDNIQAWLTEIHEYAQHDVALMLLGNKVDSAHERVVKREDGEKLAKEYGLPFMETSAKTGLNVDLAFTAIAKSPRSSLVPSSSQQQSQQAGF; this is translated from the exons ATGTCCAGGAAGAAGACCCCCAAGAGCAAAGGGGCCAGCACCCCCGCTGCCTCCACGCTGCCCACCGCCAACGGGGCCCGATCGGCGCGCTCCGGGACTGCGCTTTCCGGCCCCGACGCGCCGCCCAACGGGCCCTTGCAGCCCGGCCGGCCCTCGCTTGGCGGCGGTGTCGACTTCCACGACGTCGCCTTCAAG GTCATGCTGGTGGGGGACTCGGGCGTGGGGAAGACCTGTCTGCTGGTGCGATTCAAGGACGGTGCTTTCCTGGCGGGGACCTTCATCTCCACCGTAGGCATTGACTTCCGG AACAAAGTTCTGGACGTGGATGGTGTGAAGGTGAAGCTGCAG ATGTGGGACACAGCTGGTCAGGAGCGGTTCCGCAGTGTTACCCATGCCTACTACCGGGATGCTCATG CTCTGCTGCTGCTCTACGATGTCACCAACAAGGCCTCCTTTGACAACATCCAG GCCTGGCTGACCGAGATCCACGAGTACGCCCAGCACGACGTGGCGCTCATGCTGCTGGGGAACAAG GTGGACTCTGCCCATGAGCGTGTGGTGAAGAGGGAGGACGGGGAGAAGCTGGCCAAG GAGTATGGACTGCCCTTCATGGAGACCAGCGCCAAGACGGGCCTCAACGTGGACTTGGCCTTCACAGCCATAGCAAA GAGCCCCAGGTCAAGCCTtgtcccttcctcctcccagcaACAGTCCCAACAAGCAGGCTTCTGA
- the LOC100977490 gene encoding ras-related protein Rab-26 isoform X5 gives MSRKKTPKSKGASTPAASTLPTANGARSARSGTALSGPDAPPNGPLQPGRPSLGGGVDFHDVAFKVMLVGDSGVGKTCLLVRFKDGAFLAGTFISTVGIDFRNKVLDVDGVKVKLQMWDTAGQERFRSVTHAYYRDAHALLLLYDVTNKASFDNIQAWLTEIHEYAQHDVALMLLGNKATTWLAAAVYRSMDCPSWRPAPRRASTWTWPSQP, from the exons ATGTCCAGGAAGAAGACCCCCAAGAGCAAAGGGGCCAGCACCCCCGCTGCCTCCACGCTGCCCACCGCCAACGGGGCCCGATCGGCGCGCTCCGGGACTGCGCTTTCCGGCCCCGACGCGCCGCCCAACGGGCCCTTGCAGCCCGGCCGGCCCTCGCTTGGCGGCGGTGTCGACTTCCACGACGTCGCCTTCAAG GTCATGCTGGTGGGGGACTCGGGCGTGGGGAAGACCTGTCTGCTGGTGCGATTCAAGGACGGTGCTTTCCTGGCGGGGACCTTCATCTCCACCGTAGGCATTGACTTCCGG AACAAAGTTCTGGACGTGGATGGTGTGAAGGTGAAGCTGCAG ATGTGGGACACAGCTGGTCAGGAGCGGTTCCGCAGTGTTACCCATGCCTACTACCGGGATGCTCATG CTCTGCTGCTGCTCTACGATGTCACCAACAAGGCCTCCTTTGACAACATCCAG GCCTGGCTGACCGAGATCCACGAGTACGCCCAGCACGACGTGGCGCTCATGCTGCTGGGGAACAAG GCCACCACCTGGCTGGCAGCAGCTGTTTACAGGAGTATGGACTGCCCTTCATGGAGACCAGCGCCAAGACGGGCCTCAACGTGGACTTGGCCTTCACAGCCATAG